One region of Podospora bellae-mahoneyi strain CBS 112042 chromosome 1 map unlocalized CBS112042p_1.2, whole genome shotgun sequence genomic DNA includes:
- a CDS encoding uncharacterized protein (EggNog:ENOG503NXB7; COG:S) → MGLGTERRLLDNNDGGLSDDPYLSDSDDPEASAILFDADHDHDDTVAPLMLRRLVPRGGQGGGGPSRGDGGDNSGGHCQSASFLPRPDPAMPVYITIHRIRRLVIAAVNDNYTLEELRAPRLDRLVVRPLVDRLYNPNDPAIVYSLLANRVQFLRPRAHELLQQTVNESRATLCEILAIRILRRFHEDHTGRSGLLLLAHILVSGFDPCDAAPEAIRARRPQWAVQERGGHERKLTGLELAIISESKLFIGSPACQRVVDAVYRGIVVYTPLSFVDILPDHYKHHPVSLYEPRRAAILNHHRLIVPRIRNGIELLHFIVLLVLYMLTVTHYGFGKHLAGLHVNTYETLFNVFAAGWVLEQFAAIVEHGWEVHAQNLWSFLDITFVFIYGAYGLVRTVELLISSDAFYAMPVLCTAAPVLLTRIAFTLMPDNIVFIALHAMMRDFTRLTFIAIWCFAGFVMGLLLLARTTGDEKLEGSVTWATITKWLLWIWFGLDGTGIERASDFHIILGPTLIITFAFLGNTLFLTILVAILTNTFSKIISNEAAEIQFRRAVLTFQGVKSDAIFSYPPPFNLLALLIMLPLKWFVGPVVFHHVNVAVIRAVNAPLLLLIGLWERRRIWGGRRGRNSRWRKWKYFAGLNPHGDIQNIFSAEPPPEVMDALEKMDVLSDIVVIDRELTSARSPRPSSASGSGSGTPLSSISVRRRKMSDSSSLRRFEGADR, encoded by the exons ATGGGTCTGGGAACCGAGCGCAGACTgctcgacaacaacgacggtGGCTTGAGTGACGACCCTTACTTGAGCGACAGCGACGATCCCGAAGCATCCGCTATCCTCTTTGACGccgaccacgaccacgacgacaCTGTGGCGCCGCTTATGCTAAGGCGCCTCGTCCCGCGcggaggacaaggaggaggcggcccAAGTcgaggtgatggcggcgACAACAGCGGAGGACATTGTCAGAGTGCCTCGTTCCTGCCCAGGCCCGACCCTGCCATGCCCGTATATATCACGATTCACCGAATTCGCCGGCTCGTCATTGCCGCCGTCAATGACAACTACACGCTCGAGGAGCTGAGGGCTCCACGGCTGGACAGACTGGTTGTGAGGCCACTGGTGGACAGGCTGTACAATCCCAATGATCCCGCCATCGTGTACTCCCTCCTTGCGAACCGTGTCCAATTCCTGCGTCCCCGCGCCCAcgagcttcttcaacaaacCGTCAACGAATCCCGCGCCACCCTCTGCGAAATCTTAGCAATCCGCATCCTCCGCCGCTTCCACGAAGATCACACCGGTCGATCTggcctgttgttgctggcccACATTCTCGTGTCCGGCTTTGACCCCTGCGACGCAGCCCCTGAAGCCATCCGCGCACGCCGTCCACAATGGGCTGTTCAGGAACGAGGCGGCCACGAACGAAAGTTGACAGGTCTCGAGCTGGCCATCATCTCCGAGTCCAAGCTGTTCATAGGCTCCCCTGCCTGTCAGCGCGTCGTCGATGCCGTCTACCGTGGCATAGTCGTGTACACCCCCCTCTCGTTTGTCGACATCTTGCCCGATCACTACAAGCACCATCCAGTCTCCTTGTACGAACCCCGTCGTGCGGCCATTCTCAACCATCATCGCCTGATCGTTCCCCGGATCCGAAACGGCATCGAGCTCTTGCACTTTATCGTCCTGCTTGTCCTTTACATGCTGACGGTGACACACTATGGGTTTGGGAAGCATTTGGCCGGCCTCCATGTCAACACGTACGAAACGCTCTTCAATGTGTTTGCCgcggggtgggtgttggagcAGTTTGCCGCCATTGTGGAACATGGATGGGAAGTGCACGCGCAGAACCTGTGGTCTTTCCTCGACATCACCTTTGTGTTCATCTATGGGGCGTACGGGCTGGTCAGGACGGTGGAGCTGTTGATTAGTAGCGATGCGTTCTACGCCATGCCTGTGCTTTGCACGGCTGCACCTGTGTTGCTGACGAGGATTGCGTTTACGCTGATGCCGGACAACATTGTGTTTATTGCATTGCATGCCATGATGAGAGACTTTACGCGACTGACGTTTATCGCCATTTGGTGTTTTGCCGGTTTTGTGATGGGCCTTTTGCTGCTGGCAAGAACGACGGGGGATGAAAAGCTGGAGGGAAGTGTGACATGGGCCACCATCACAAAGTGGCTCTTGTG GATTTGGTTCGGTCTTGATGGTACCGGCATCGAGCGCGCATCTGACTTCCACATCATTCTCGGTCCGACCCTCATCATTACCTTTGCCTTTCTGGGCAACactctcttcctcaccatTCTCGTCGCCATCCTGACCAACACCTTCTCCAAGATCATCTCCAACGAGGCGGCCGAGATCCAGTTCCGCCGGGCTGTTCTTACCTTTCAAGGCGTCAAGTCGGATGCCATCTTTTCATACCCCCCGCCGTTTAACCTCTTGGCTCTTCTCATCATGCTGCCGCTCAAGTGGTTTGTTGGACCCGTAGTTTTCCATCACGTCAACGTCGCCGTGATCAGAGCGGTCAATGCAcctttgctgttgctgattGGACTCTGGGAGCGGCGCAGGATATGGGGTGGCAGAAGGGGCCGCAACAGCAGGTGGCGGAAGTGGAAGTATTTTGCGGGTCTGAATCCGCATGGTGACATTCAGAATATCTTCAGCGCGGAGCCACCACCGGAGGTCATGGATGCGCTGGAAAAGATGGACGTATTGAGCGACATTGTGGTTATTGATAGGGAACTGACCAGTGCGCGATCTCCCCGTCCATCGAGTGCTAGTGGAAGCGGCAGTGGGACGCCACTGTCTTCGATTAGTgtcaggaggaggaagatgagcgATAGCAGCAGCCTAAGAAGGTTCGAGGGAGCCGACAGATGA
- a CDS encoding uncharacterized protein (EggNog:ENOG503P0D3; CAZy:GH128; COG:O) — translation MGRFSPIAILALLLSPVLGQTASPAAVPVKKNPKRGLVSTPNEFFPRDDFIWSDSSSPLSWYWNFAPDVTEAYANFSQSEFEFVPSMWGAYTPNGTDTYFLGNLTEKFSKRKPSHVLTFNLPDQSFEYGGSEMTPEIAARTWVNNILPLREEHGIKVGFPTVSDPRGGWVDPFLKNCSKMNDGHGCEFDFVPLHSFGGFGTLKDNIGKWQSKFPEKPLWVTEYGFHDQNEAETQKFFNESLKYLEEHQAVARYSWFGAFRKTKSNVGEEMAMLDQRGNLTDIGNWYLDRAAALRTPEGVLAAACTLENPCGGSGAAGRASYVGVTGIVIGLFQLGVTFWM, via the exons ATGGGGCGGTTTTCCCCTATCGCCATTTTGGCACTGTTGCTGTCACCTGTCTTGGGCCAGACAGCCTCACCTGCGGCAGTTCCAGTCAAGAAGAACCCCAAACGCGGTCTTGTCTCCACGCCCAACGAATTCTTCCCCAGAGATGACTTTATTTGGTCCGATTCTTCATCACCGCTGTCATGGTACTGGAACTTTGCACCCGATGTCACAGAGGCCTATGCCAACTTCTCTCAATCCGAGTTTGAGTTTGTCCCAAGCATGTGGGGCGCCTACACCCCCAACGGCACAGACACATACTTCTTGGGCAACTTGACCGAGAAGTTCTCCAAGCGAAAGCCCTCTCACGTTCTCACCTTCAACCTGCCTGACCAGTCTTTCGAATATGGAGGCAGTGAGATGACCCCCGAGATTGCCGCGAGGACCTGGGTCAATAACATTCTACCGCTCAGGGAAGAACACGGGATCAAAGTCGGCTTCCCGACCGTCTCAGACccgagaggagggtgggtaGATCCTTTCTTGAAGAACTGCTCCAAGATGAATGATGGACACGGGTGCGAGTTTGACTTTGTGCCACTTCATTCATTCGGCGGTTTCGGGACCTTGAAGGACAACATTGGAAAGTGGCAGTCAAA ATTTCCCGAAAAACCTCTCTGGGTTACTGAGTATGGTTTCCATGACCAGAACGAGGCCGAAACCCAAAAGTTCTTCAACGAAAGTTTAAAGTACTTGGAAGAGCACCAGGCAGTGGCACGGTACTCGTGGTTTGGTGCTTTTAGAAAAACAAAGTCGAATGTGGGAGAGGAAATGGCCATGCTGGACCAGCGAGGCAATCTGACAGACATTGGCAACTGGTATCTGGACCGCGCCGCTGCTCTCAGGACCCCAGAGGGTGTTTTGGCGGCTGCTTGCACCTTGGAGAACCCATGTGGTGGAAGCGGAGCGGCTGGAAGGGCGAGCTATGTGGGTGTGACTGGAATCGTAATTGGGCTTTTCCAGCTGGGTGTCACTTTCTGGATGTAA
- a CDS encoding uncharacterized protein (EggNog:ENOG503P3H8; COG:Q): MPVYVVTGTNRGIGLEFTRQLSQDHANIVVACVRSPTSDVGNLQSVIEESKSHNAIILDCDISSAESINWFVETLGKQKILADQKVDFLIHNAALNLKPEMNSFNLEPDLVHQMITANVLGPALLTSALLTAKLLSPKVRIFHISSGLGSMAVSLDHKPRQSAGYSISKAALNMLAVHQAEDIKSHLPGAVVALVDPGWVKTDMGGKNAIYEPSESVGNMLKILHDLEESNNGEYFHHSGRNVPW, translated from the coding sequence ATGCCAGTCTACGTCGTCACCGGAACAAACCGCGGTATTGGGTTGGAATTCACCCGCCAACTGTCACAAGACCACGCCAACATCGTTGTCGCTTGTGTCCGCTCCCCCACCTCCGATGTCGGCAATTTGCAGTCCGTGATCGAGGAATCCAAGAGTCACAATGCCATCATACTGGACTGCGATATTTCCTCAGCAGAGTCGATCAACTGGTTTGTAGAAACGTTGGGAAAGCAAAAGATTTTGGCGGACCAAAAAGTAGACTTCTTGATTCACAATGCCGCTCTGAACCTCAAACCAGAGATGAACTCGTTTAACCTTGAGCCTGATCTTGTCCATCAAATGATCACCGCCAACGTTCTCGGTCCGGCTCTCCTTACTTCGGCATTGCTCACGGCCAAACTGCTATCGCCAAAAGTGAGAATCTTCCACATCTCTTCGGGTTTGGGAAGCATGGCTGTGAGTCTTGACCACAAGCCACGACAGAGTGCAGGCTACTCCATCAGCAAGGCTGCTCTCAACATGCTTGCCGTCCACCAAGCAGAGGACATCAAATCGCACCTCCCAGGGGCAGTTGTGGCACTGGTGGATCCGGGCTGGGTGAAGACGGACATGGGCGGGAAAAATGCCATATACGAGCCCAGTGAGAGCGTTGGCAATATGCTCAAGATTCTGCACGACCTAGAGGAGTCAAACAATGGGGAGTATTTTCATCACTCTGGCAGAAATGTGCCCTGGTGA
- a CDS encoding uncharacterized protein (EggNog:ENOG503NV29; COG:S) produces MFTMGQFYETIPESLVKWIRAQKVFWVATAPLSPEGHVNVSPKGGPYFGILDTKTFWYLDLSGSGNETISHLYEKNNGRITVMFNAFEGPPRIVRLFGHGTVLENGTDSFNTFVKKHEVRLLPGARSIILVHVHQVGSSCGFSVPYFEFKDWRTTLNEFFARKADRFDKGDSKESMEKYWALKNSESVDGLPGLDIARKTAKEDGIVPLTKMVGAGATHGGQRTRKQLSFGVLHLALVAVIASFATVFLQPVFGELLKSLESTFQH; encoded by the exons ATGTTCACAATGGGGCAGTTTTACGAAACAATTCCCGAGTCGCTTGTCAAATGGATACGCGCCCAAAAAGTGTTTTGGGTGGCCACCGCCCCTCTGTCGCCGGAAGGACATGTCAACGTATCTCCTAAAGGCGGCCCCTATTTCGGCATCCTCGACACCAAGACTTTCTGGTACCTGGATCTCAGTGGTTCCGGCAATGAGACCATATCACATCTGTACGAAAAGAATAACGGACGGATAACCGTCATGTTCAACGCATTTGAAGGGCCACCACGCATCGTCCGCCTGTTCGGCCACGGCACAGTGCTCGAAAATGGAACAGACTCCTTCAATACTTTTGTCAAAAAGCACGAGGTCAGGCTCCTTCCCGGAGCAAGAAGCATAATTCTTGTCCATGTGCACCAGGTTGGGAGCAGTTGTGGCTTCTCTGTCCCTTATTTCGAATTCAAAGATTGGCGAACAACCTTGAACGAATTCTTTGCGAGGAAGGCCGACAGGTTTGACAAGGGAGATTCCAAGGAGAGCATGGAGAA GTACTGGGCGCTCAAGAATTCGGAAAGTGTAGATGGTTTGCCAGGCTTAGACATTGCCAGAAAGACAGCCAAGGAAGACGGGATCGTACCTCTCACCAAGATGGTAGGTGCTGGCGCCACACATGGAGGGCAGAGGACACGGAAACAGCTGTCGTTTGGAGTACTGCATCTTGCCCTTGTGGCAGTCATTGCCTCCTTCGCCACCGTATTTTTGCAGCCCGTGTTTGGCGAGCTTTTGAAGAGTCTGGAGAGCACGTTTCAGCATTGA
- a CDS encoding uncharacterized protein (EggNog:ENOG503Q4WC) translates to MKSFLLGLAGKPSPEPEPARPAQAPALKSGTDLADTITEGIKKLSTSDRQNDSQNEPAASNSQDEAAKTRTASPDDQEDWSSGDETVVEQTVAHPKQDMIDHIMKSLCTSLDTKITELTQFASLAKTEKAFSVADLPAAPKKGKTPTADKPREQQEAKETLKEEKKSTKEEEVPKPMKLSDLSKSKKPTSTSAAPPPPPAPAPGAEPEQDFASLMLTAKSQPSAASPSFPATSFGALQLASMPFMASVMTNFPQIEPSSTQRPSQSFSRSIRPTQTPAPYIAPAPSLPLSPAPSPPAGDHPSPPSSAKRNAKRSLDDELQGPKAADLQPHFGHEEVYARKISGISAPFGFGRPSPRAPTVSSQMPQSRQLHTAPQPRAPNFPPGLPAASRSIPSVDSFFNAPQLPRDSFIPEQELSPKTVGDVATHATARRHLSEAEVEPPEDHDGRRKKARRATSDSPAGLMRSGNKFACPYFKRNPRKYQKWTSCPGPGWEEVHRVKTHLYRRHRLPIQCPRCWDTFEEDTILQNHLQQDPPCTMQQNRIPHEGFTKDQEKKLRSRKKAQPNMTDEDKWVEIYMILFPDDDPDSVPTPCL, encoded by the exons ATGAAGAGctttctcctcggcctggcCGGCAAGCCATCACCGGAACCAGAGCCTGCCCGGCCGGCGCAAGCTCCCGCTCTCAAAAGTGGGACTGACCTGGCCGATACGATCACCGAAGGCATCAAAAAGCTTTCCACATCAGACCGGCAAAATGATTCTCAAAACGAGCCGGCAGCTAGCAATAGCCAAGATGAAGCCGCAAAAACAAGGACGGCCTCACCAGACGACCAGGAGGATTGGAGCTCGGGTGACGAGACGGTCGTCGAGCAGACAGTTGCACATCCCAAGCAGGACATGATTGACCACATCATGAAGAGCTTGTGTACTTCCCTCGACACCAAAATCACTGAGTTGACTCAGTTCGCCAGTCTCGCCAAAACTGAGAAGGCATTCAGTGTCGCCGACTTGCCAGCAGCTCCCAAGAAGGGAAAGACACCTACGGCGGACAAGCCTCGAGAGCAGCAGGAAGCCAAAGAGACTctgaaggaggaaaagaagagcaccaaggaggaggaagtacCCAAGCCTATGAAGCTCTCTGACCTGTCCAAATCGAAGAAGCCAACCTCAACGtctgcagctcctcctccacctcctgccCCAGCCCCCGGTGCTGAGCCTGAACAAGACTTTGCCTCGCTCATGCTAACTGCCAAATCTCAACCCTCTGCGGCCTCACCTAGTTTCCCGGCCACCTCTTTTGGCGCATTGCAGTTGGCGAGCATGCCGTTTATGGCCTCGGTCATGACGAATTTCCCTCAAATCGAACCTTCATCTACTCAGCGGCCTTCCCAAAGCTTTTCTCGTTCCATCAGACCGACGCAAACGCCAGCACCATATATTGCACCAGCCCCAAGCTTGCCTCTATCTCCGGCCCCTTCGCCGCCAGCAGGGgatcatccatcaccaccatcctctgcAAAAAGGAATGCCAAGCGATCATTGGATGACGAGCTGCAAGGGCCAAAAGCAGCTGATTTGCAGCCTCACTTTGGTCATGAAGAGGTCTATGCACGCAAAATTTCGGGTATTTCGGCTCCTTTTGGGTTTGGCCGTCCCAGTCCGAGAGCGCCTACTGTATCCTCACAGATGCCACAGTCGCGACAACTTCATACGGCTCCGCAACCTCGCGCACCCAACTTCCCACCAGGGCTGCCTGCTGCGTCTAGATCGATCCCCAGTGTCGACTCTTTCTTTAACGCCCCTCAACTTCCGAGAGATTCGTTTATTCCAGAGCAAGAATTATCTCCCAAAACGGTAGGTGATGTTGCTACGCATGCTACTGCAAGGCGGCATCTCAGTGAAGCCGAGGTGGAGCCACCCGAAGACCACGACGGGAGACGCAAAAAGGCACGGCGAGCCACGTCTGATAGCCCCGCCGGGCTGATGAGAAGCGGAAACAAGTTTGCCTGTCCCTACTTCAAGCGGAACCCTCGCAAATATCAGAAATGGACGTCTTGCCCGGGCCcgggatgggaggaagtTCATCGAGTCAA GACTCATCTTTACAGACGACACAGGCTCCCAATCCAATGTCCTCGTTGTTGGGACACCTTTGAGGAAGATACTATTCTTCAAAATCATCTCCAACAGGACCCGCCGTGCACCATGCAGCAAAACAGGATTCCACACGAAGGCTTCACCAAGGATCAGGAAAAGAAATTGCGAAGTCGCAAAAAGGCCCAGCCAAACATGACGGATGAAGATAAATGGGTTGAGATCTACATGATCCTGTTTCCAGACGATGATCCGGACTCTGTCCCCACACCATGTCTGTGA
- a CDS encoding uncharacterized protein (EggNog:ENOG503PDFR; COG:B): MALSSILSLVLLASAGKAKQTTAAGFPSEKQQCPHHPAGRLETAALLPVCPLPGHIGVLSDESSNVIAWDYPPKCISPPAKDNTTVPRIDCLFTSTTFRNGHGISLVSSTLTTSHIVGVGSFDDEAPPLGVQRRENLGPAYEIVPVEGKGLGVVAKRKIKRGEIVMSDYPSLLIGTGFLGTAQPHHRRRMLKQAINQLPDKLRSKVRGLSRGAEKYEVDAILGPNANTVMIGEQDGEQMHVGLFAEAARINHGCRPNVHSRFSERRLTMEIMAHVAIQPGDEILMSYVPITTVRDERRKYLKDHWGFDCKCQLCTGTKNEIEESEFYRRRQKSLKESIESARAEGFFKDAIVMSGEWHEFSEWDMVPPLAPEYHDSLANLHYANGDLFNATRYARMAYDGWVRFGSVDDEKLEHSRTVLAKIEKEFEKSLKFEND, from the exons ATGGCACTCTCAAGCATCTTATCTCTTGTCCTTCTAGCATCGGCAGGCAAGGCGAAACAAACAACAGCAGCTGGGTTTCCCTCTGAAAAACAGCAatgtcctcatcatccagcaGGCCGCTTGGAAACAGCTGCGCTGCTACCGGTTTGTCCACTTCCAGGGCACATTGGCGTCTTGTCCGATGAAAGCTCCAATGTCATCGCGTGGGACTACCCACCCAAGTGCATTTCACCTCCAGCAAAGGACAATACAACCGTCCCAAGAATCGACTGCCTGTTCACTTCGACCACCTTTCGCAATGGCCACGGCATCAGCTTGGTTTCTTCCACACTGACAACATCTCATATTGTCGGTGTTGGCTcatttgatgatgaggccCCTCCGCTTGGGGTGCAGCGCCGCGAGAATCTCGGTCCTGCCTACGAGATTGTCCCGGTGGAAGGAAaagggttgggtgttgttgccAAGCGCAAGATCAAGCGTGGAGAGATTGTCATGTCTGACTACCCTTCCCTACTTATTGGGACAGGCTTCTTGGGCACCGCACAGCCCCATCATAGGAGACGGATGCTCAAGCAAGCAATCAACCAGCTTCCCGATAAATTGAGGTCCAAGGTCAGGGGTTTGTCGAGAGGAGCAGAAAAGTACGAGGTGGACGCCATCTTGGGACCGAATGCCAATACGGTCATGATTGGAGAGCAAGACGGGGAGCAAATGCATGTCGGCCTATTTGCTGAGGCTGCGAGGATAAACCATGGCTGCAGACCAAACGTTCACTCGAGGTTCtcggagaggaggttgacaaTGGAGATCATGGCTCATGTAGCCATCCAGCCGGGAGATGAGATCTTGATGAGCT ATGTGCCCATCACAACTGTCCGTGATGAAAGACGAAAGTATCTCAAAGACCATTGGGGGTTTGACTGCAAGTGTCAACTGTGTACTGGTACGAAGAATGAGATTGAGGAGTCAGAGTTCTATCGACGCCGCCAAAAGAGTCTCAAGGAGAGTATTGAGAGCGCGCGTGCCGAAGGGTTCTTCAAGGATGCCATTGTCATGAGCGGCGAGTGGCATGAGTTTAGCGAGTGGGACATGGTTCCCCCCCTTGCGCCTGAGTACCATGATAGCCTGGCAAACTTGCATTACGCAAATGGGGATTTGTTCAATGCGACAAGATATGCGAGGATGGCATatgatgggtgggtgaggtttggCAGTGTGGATGATGAAAAGTTGGAGCATTCGAGAACGGTGCTGGCAAAGATTGAaaaggagtttgagaagagTTTGAAGTTTGAGAATGACTAA
- a CDS encoding uncharacterized protein (CAZy:AA7; EggNog:ENOG503P127; COG:C), with translation MWSVTAIITATLFAQVAIGQPPNDSHFSDVDIDTVASGILGNRGPSTKPTSRCKAFPGETAWPSVSDWASLNRTLGGVLLNPSPPASVCYPTSASFNTTACNFLFNGASQSTFWFDDPVTVQGTWPQGLTCPLVRNPQANATCTRGGYPVYVVNATQPKHVQSAVNFARERNVRLIIKNTGHDFLARNIGAGSLSIWTHNLKGFEFISDYKQPGGRYRGPAAWVGAGLQVYDAFRYALAHNITLPAASCLTIGSYGGWISGGGHSPLSSKYGLGVDQVLELKVVTADGKYVTANPTKNEDLFFALRGGGGSTYGVITSAIVKAHPAINLTIASFNFNLGNTPSSSPSSNPTITNSTAFWLGFNAIFAFAIPVVDAGGYLWTNGLPSGPGFAMQIQVQMPGLSPGEALAFTQPLLDELNGLGIPVANITVRTQVYSSQSSTGAGGAPGAGGYFASRLFPRAAYVDPVLFSKAMNASRVLVEAGYTFHGLNMAPTLEAAGHPYPAGVNPVWRESVMHADIFGFSKLNLGTATDEQVIAAQLALTQLMEPLKAATPGGGSYLNEGDPHEPNWQQSFYGDNYSKLVRVKKTRDPWGVFWAPTTPGSEEWKIEGEGGLLWRQNGRLCKV, from the exons ATGTGGTCTGTTACTGCGATAATCACTGCCACGCTTTTCGCGCAGGTGGCAATAGGTCAACCTCCGAATGACTCCCACTTTTCAGATGTCGACATCGACACTGTGGCTTCAGGGATCTTGGGCAACCGAGGACCatccaccaaaccaacatCGCGTTGCAAAGCCTTCCCCGGAGAAACCGCGTGGCCATCTGTTTCGGATTGGGCCAGTTTGAATCGCACTCTAGGTGGGGTTTTGctcaacccttcccccccagCCTCGGTGTGCTATCCGACTTCAGCAAGCTTCAACACCACGGCATGCAACTTTTTGTTTAATGGTGCTAGTCAAAGCACTTTCTGGTTTGATGATCCGGTCACTGTTCAAGGGACCTGGCCTCAGGGTTTGACATGCCCCCTCGTGAGGAACCCTCAAGCTAATGCCACCTGTACGAGGGGAGGTTATCCTGTTTACGTGGTCAATGCTACACAACCAAAGCATGTTCAGTCAGCGGTGAATTTTGCAAGAGAAAGGAACGTTCGGCTGATAATCAA AAACACGGGTCATGACTTTCTTGCTCGCAACATCGGTGCGGGATCTCTGAGCATCTGGACCCATAATCTGAAAGGTTTTGAGTTCATATCAGATTATAAGCAACCCGGAGGACGTTACCGAGGTCCTGCTGCGTGGGTTGGCGCTGGACTACAGGTCTATGACGCGTTTAGATATGCACTGGCGCACAACATCACTCTACCTGCTGCTTCTTGTCTAACAATTGGGTCTTACGGAGGTTGGATATCGGGTGGAGGCCACTCCCCTTTATCATCCAAGTATGGCCTAGGAGTAGACCAGGTTTTGGAGCTCAAGGTTGTGACGGCCGACGGAAAATATGTTACGGCAAACCCGACCAAAAACGAGGATCTGTTCTTTGCTTtgcgaggtggtggaggca GCACATATGGAGTGATAACCTCGGCCATTGTGAAAGCCCATCCTGCCATCAATCTGACCATCGCGTCCTTCAACTTCAATCTTGGCAACACACCTTCTTCGAGCCCATCCTCAAATCCAACCATTACCAACAGCACTGCGTTTTGGCTAGGCTTCAACGCTATCTTTGCTTTTGCAATTCCTGTTGTAGATGCAGGGGGTTATCTCTGGACAAATGGACTGCCTTCTGGTCCTGGATTCGCCATGCAAATCCAGGTGCAGATGCCGGGCTTGTCTCCAGGTGAAGCACTTGCTTTTACTCAACCTCTCCTGGATGAGCTGAACGGCCTTGGGATACCTGTTGCAAACATCACCGTCCGCACTCAGGTTTACAGCAGCCAATCGTCGACCGGAGCAGGCGGTGCTCCGGGTGCAGGTGGATATTTTGCTTCTCGTCTGTTCCCGCGGGCGGCATACGTTGATCCTGTCCTATTCTCCAAAGCCATGAACGCCTCACGAGTACTGGTTGAAGCGGGGTATACGTTTCATGGACTCAACATGGCTCCCACGCTCGAAGCAGCAGGCCACCCTTACCCAGCAGGCGTCAACCCCGTATGGAGAGAAAGTGTCATGCACGCTGACATATTCGGATTCAGCAAGCTCAATCTTGGAACAGCCACTGATGAGCAGGTCATTGCAGCCCAACTTGCTCTAACACAACTGATGGAGCCCCTCAAGGCGGCAACgccagggggagggagctaCCTCAACGAAGGGGATCCTCATGAGCCGAACTGGCAACAGTCATTCTATGGGGACAATTATTCAAAGCTTGTCAGGGTGAAGAAGACTCGAGATCCTTGGGGTGTATTTTGGGCGCCGACCACCCCGGGAAGTGAAGAGTGGAAGattgagggagaaggggggctTTTGTGGAGGCAGAATGGTCGACTTTGTAAAGTGTAA